From Vigna unguiculata cultivar IT97K-499-35 chromosome 5, ASM411807v1, whole genome shotgun sequence, the proteins below share one genomic window:
- the LOC114186083 gene encoding cytochrome P450 83B1-like, whose protein sequence is MDHDMLPFVLLAFPILLLFVLRIRKTSKKPPFPPGPRGLPFIGNLYLLDSSTLCLKLYELSKKYGPIFSLQLGSRPAIVISSPKLAKEVMKTHDLAFCGRPSLLCSMKLSYNGLDMAFSPYRDYWRHTRKISIIHFLSLKRVLMFSPFRKCEVSHLVKKISEHASSSKETNLHELLTCLTSAVVLRTALGRRYEEEGIEKSMFHDLLREAQELVASTFYTDYIPFVGGVVDKLTGLMGRLEKMFKLLDGFYQNAIDEHLDPERKKLTNEGDFIDALLQLKNDRSFSMHLTPSHIKPLIMNMILAGTDTIAAAVVWAMTALMQNPRVMKKAQEEIENGFGGKDFIEENDIEKLPYLKAVIKETMRLYPPLPLLVERETIKKCSIREYEIPEKTLVYVNAWAVHRDPETWKEPEEFYPERFLNSKIDFRGYDYELIPFGVGRRICPGIHMGVITMELVLANLLHSFDWEMPQGMERDDIDTDMLPGLVQHKKNPLILVAKKRE, encoded by the exons ATGGACCATGACATGTTACCATTTGTTCTTTTAGCTTTCCCCATCTTGCTATTATTCGTGTTACGAATACGAAAAACATCTAAGAAACCACCCTTTCCACCAGGCCCTAGAGGTCTTCCTTTCATTGGCAATCTTTATCTACTCGATAGTTCTACTCTTTGTTTGAAGCTCTATGAACTCTCCAAAAAATATGGTCCCATCTTTTCTCTTCAACTGGGTTCAAGGCCAGCCATtgttatctcctcaccaaaatTAGCCAAGGAGGTAATGAAAACCCACGACCTTGCCTTCTGTGGTCGACCCTCTCTCCTATGCTCAATGAAACTTTCCTACAATGGGTTAGACATGGCATTTTCACCCTACAGAGATTATTGGAGACACACCAGAAAAATTTCCATCATCCACTTCCTTAGCCTGAAGCGTGTTCTAATGTTTTCCCCGTTCAGAAAATGTGAGGTTTCCCATTTGGTGAAAAAGATATCGGAGCACGCTTCTTCTTCCAAGGAGACGAACTTGCATGAGCTCCTCACTTGTCTCACAAGCGCTGTAGTGTTGAGAACTGCTCTGGGAAGAAGGTATGAAGAGGAAGGAATCGAGAAAAGCATGTTCCATGATCTTCTTAGAGAAGCGCAGGAATTGGTAGCTTCAACTTTCTACACAGATTACATTCCTTTTGTTGGTGGTGTGGTTGATAAACTCACTGGGTTGATGGGTCGTCTCGAGAAAATGTTTAAACTGTTGGATGGGTTTTATCAGAACGCCATCGATGAACACCTTGATCCTGAAAGGAAGAAACTTACCAATGAAGGCGATTTCATCGATGCATTGCTTCAACTGAAGAATGACCGTTCCTTCTCCATGCATCTCACTCCTTCTCACATCAAACCCTTGATCATG AATATGATTTTAGCCGGGACAGACACAATTGCAGCCGCAGTAGTTTGGGCTATGACGGCACTGATGCAGAACCCGAGAGTGATGAAGAAAGCCCAAGAAGAGATCGAAAATGGGTTTGGTGGGAAAGATTTTATAGaggaaaatgatattgaaaagCTTCCTTATCTTAAGGCAGTTATAAAAGAAACGATGAGATTATACCCACCTCTGCCTCTGCTTGTAGAAAGGGAAACGATTAAAAAGTGTAGCATCAGAGAGTACGAAATTCCGGAGAAGACATTGGTGTATGTGAATGCTTGGGCAGTGCATAGAGACCCAGAAACATGGAAGGAGCCAGAAGAGTTTTATCCTGAGAGGTTCTTGAACAGCAAAATAGATTTTAGGGGATATGATTATGAGCTGATTCCATTTGGCGTTGGGCGAAGGATTTGCCCAGGCATACACATGGGAGTTATCACAATGGAGCTTGTGCTTGCTAATCTTCTGCATTCATTTGATTGGGAAATGCCTCAAGGGATGGAAAGGGACGACATAGATACTGATATGCTTCCTGGACTTGTCCAACATAAGAAAAACCCTCTCATCCTAGTTGCAAAAAAGCGAGAATGA